One window of the Mycobacterium sp. SVM_VP21 genome contains the following:
- the bluB gene encoding 5,6-dimethylbenzimidazole synthase, with protein sequence MTSVPSCGSYHDPVADPSFTEQERQAVYRVIAERRDMRRFVPGSRVDPGVLARLLAAAHAAPSVGLMQPWRFVRITDDALRQRIHALVDEERHRTAEALGRREQEFLALKVEGIRECAELLVVALRDGRQAHIFGRRTLPQMDLASVSCAIQNLWLAARAEGLGMGWVSLFEPAPLAQLLGMPSDAEPVAILCLGPVPQFPDRPALEIDEWAYRQPLGEFVSENSWETT encoded by the coding sequence ATGACGAGCGTCCCTTCGTGTGGCTCCTACCATGATCCCGTGGCTGATCCATCGTTCACCGAGCAGGAGCGCCAAGCCGTGTACCGGGTGATCGCCGAACGGCGTGACATGCGCCGATTCGTGCCCGGCAGCAGGGTCGATCCCGGTGTCCTGGCGCGCCTGTTGGCGGCGGCCCACGCCGCACCGAGTGTGGGCCTCATGCAGCCGTGGCGGTTCGTCCGAATCACCGACGACGCCCTTCGGCAGCGGATCCATGCCCTGGTCGACGAGGAGCGTCATCGCACCGCCGAGGCACTTGGCCGACGCGAGCAGGAGTTCCTGGCCTTGAAGGTCGAAGGCATCCGCGAGTGCGCCGAGCTGTTGGTGGTGGCGCTGCGAGACGGCAGGCAGGCGCACATCTTCGGTCGCCGCACCTTGCCGCAGATGGATCTGGCGTCGGTGTCCTGCGCGATTCAGAACCTGTGGCTGGCCGCGCGCGCCGAGGGGCTGGGCATGGGCTGGGTGTCACTGTTCGAACCCGCGCCGCTGGCGCAGCTGCTGGGAATGCCCTCGGATGCCGAACCCGTGGCGATCCTGTGCCTGGGCCCCGTCCCGCAGTTCCCGGACCGGCCGGCGTTAGAGATCGACGAGTGGGCCTACCGCCAGCCCTTGGGCGAGTTCGTGTCCGAAAACTCCTGGGAAACAACATGA
- a CDS encoding amidohydrolase — protein sequence MTHANEAGAVRQVWSELGLPGIIDVHTHFMPKSVMDKVWKYFDSAGPMVGRPWPINYRMDESKRVDTLRAFGVRRFTSLVYPHKPDMAAWLNQWAAQFARDTKDCLPTATFYPEPGAADYVKAAIHAGARIFKAHIQVGDYDPTDPLLDDVWGVIEDCGIPVVIHCGSGPQPGRFTGPEPVRRLLRRHPRLALIIAHMGMPEYDEFLDICLESEAVHLDTTMAFTAFVDELMPFPTGVDPRLRTAGERILFGSDFPNIPYGYREALDAISGLPGIDDAWLRGVLHDNAARLFAIELPSG from the coding sequence ATGACTCATGCCAACGAAGCAGGTGCCGTCCGCCAGGTTTGGTCGGAGTTGGGACTGCCGGGAATCATCGACGTCCACACCCATTTCATGCCCAAGTCGGTGATGGACAAGGTGTGGAAGTACTTCGACTCGGCCGGTCCAATGGTCGGCCGGCCTTGGCCCATCAACTACCGCATGGACGAGTCCAAGCGCGTCGACACGCTACGCGCATTCGGGGTACGCCGGTTCACCTCGCTGGTGTATCCGCACAAGCCGGACATGGCGGCGTGGCTCAATCAATGGGCAGCCCAATTCGCCCGCGACACAAAGGATTGTCTCCCCACTGCGACGTTCTACCCGGAGCCCGGCGCGGCCGACTACGTCAAGGCCGCTATTCATGCTGGAGCACGAATCTTCAAGGCGCACATCCAGGTCGGTGATTATGACCCGACCGATCCGCTACTCGACGACGTTTGGGGAGTGATCGAAGACTGCGGCATCCCGGTCGTCATTCACTGCGGATCCGGTCCGCAACCCGGCCGCTTCACCGGCCCCGAACCGGTCCGACGGCTGCTGCGCCGCCACCCGCGGTTGGCGTTGATCATCGCGCATATGGGCATGCCTGAGTACGACGAATTCCTCGACATCTGCCTGGAATCTGAAGCGGTGCACCTGGACACCACGATGGCTTTCACCGCGTTCGTCGACGAGCTGATGCCGTTCCCGACCGGTGTCGATCCGCGCCTCCGTACCGCGGGAGAGCGGATCCTGTTCGGCAGCGACTTTCCGAACATCCCGTACGGCTACCGGGAGGCGCTGGACGCAATCTCCGGGCTTCCCGGCATCGACGACGCCTGGCTACGTGGGGTTCTGCATGACAATGCCGCGCGGCTGTTCGCAATCGAGTTACCATCCGGTTGA
- a CDS encoding prolyl oligopeptidase family serine peptidase — MSTDVTPLNPPIPIPDVPGADAGEHGLPHRNELSLREKAIVDASAFADIGLRTAVASMVAAAMIPSVLTTAVGRKQSRQERERLAFYAELASHHDAIRSFPAPAELPRISARRANPIAERIARGTVENVSFRSGFEAVNPDMRDSWNALGNNNTARFQHWRHDDGPRPTLCVIHGFMGSPYLFNGLFFSLPWFYRTGYDVALFTLPFHGRRAEKYSPFSGYGYFSHGMSGFAEAMAQAVYDFRSMIDYLESTGVDRFALTGLSLGGYTSALLAAVEPRLQAVIPNVPVVSVESEIRDWFPANLVLQGGQRLGQVGGDDFTAATAYHSPLNYPPLVATERRLIITGLGDRLAPPEQSEMLWHHWDQCALHWFPGNHVLHVSQPTYLRRMTAFLRPYMF, encoded by the coding sequence GTGAGCACTGACGTCACCCCGCTCAACCCGCCCATCCCGATTCCCGATGTTCCCGGTGCCGATGCCGGCGAACATGGTCTGCCGCACCGAAACGAGTTGTCATTGCGGGAGAAGGCAATCGTGGATGCGTCCGCCTTCGCTGATATCGGCTTGCGTACCGCTGTTGCCTCCATGGTTGCCGCGGCGATGATCCCGTCGGTGCTCACCACCGCGGTGGGCCGCAAGCAATCACGCCAGGAGCGGGAACGGCTGGCGTTCTATGCCGAGCTGGCATCACACCACGACGCGATCCGGTCCTTTCCCGCGCCCGCGGAGCTGCCCAGGATCTCGGCGCGACGTGCGAATCCGATCGCGGAGCGCATCGCCCGCGGTACGGTCGAGAACGTCTCGTTCCGCAGCGGTTTCGAAGCGGTCAATCCGGACATGCGCGACTCGTGGAATGCCCTGGGGAACAACAACACCGCACGATTTCAGCATTGGCGTCATGACGACGGGCCACGACCGACACTGTGCGTCATCCACGGCTTCATGGGGTCGCCCTACTTGTTCAACGGGCTCTTCTTCTCGCTGCCGTGGTTCTATCGAACCGGGTACGACGTAGCGCTGTTCACCTTGCCCTTCCATGGGCGCCGGGCTGAGAAGTATTCCCCCTTCAGCGGATACGGTTACTTCTCGCACGGCATGTCGGGGTTCGCCGAGGCCATGGCCCAGGCGGTTTACGACTTCCGATCGATGATCGACTATCTGGAGTCCACCGGCGTCGACCGCTTCGCGTTGACCGGACTGTCGCTGGGCGGCTACACCAGCGCCCTGCTGGCTGCCGTCGAGCCCCGACTGCAAGCGGTGATCCCGAATGTTCCGGTGGTTTCCGTCGAGTCGGAGATCCGTGACTGGTTTCCGGCCAATCTGGTTCTTCAGGGCGGGCAACGGCTGGGGCAGGTCGGCGGCGACGATTTCACCGCTGCGACGGCCTACCACTCACCGCTGAACTATCCCCCACTGGTGGCCACGGAACGGCGACTGATCATCACCGGCCTAGGCGATCGGCTGGCACCGCCGGAGCAGTCCGAAATGCTCTGGCACCACTGGGATCAGTGCGCGCTGCACTGGTTCCCGGGAAACCATGTGCTGCACGTCAGCCAACCGACCTACCTGCGCAGGATGACCGCATTCCTGCGGCCCTACATGTTCTAG
- the eccE gene encoding type VII secretion protein EccE: protein MSTHRTTVPRPGPARIALVLLAATPAVMANPWETAAQRWALAVGIIVTILLLGWWRGLHFTTIARRRLSMLRSRGGAHTDRRDAAGARATAALRITASAAGNAVPLELIASYLNRYGLRADAVRITSRASAGTTDTWIGLTYAAAPNLAALQARSASIPLQRTVDIAARRLADHLREIGWDTAIVADDEIPSLIDAGSREAWRSVVDGTGDHVAAYQVGIDAALADTISRIQAVNANETWTVLEVAEADGQQTVAAACALRTGSAPDGGAPLVGLLPQQGNHRNALLGLHPLSGIRLDGHTRVSADELAALRWPVTGAAAAAR from the coding sequence GTGAGCACGCACCGAACCACCGTTCCCCGGCCCGGGCCGGCCCGAATCGCCTTGGTGCTGTTGGCCGCCACGCCCGCGGTGATGGCGAACCCCTGGGAGACCGCCGCGCAGCGCTGGGCACTCGCCGTGGGCATCATCGTGACGATCCTGCTGCTCGGCTGGTGGCGCGGCCTGCACTTCACCACGATCGCACGCCGCCGGTTGTCGATGCTGCGCTCGCGCGGCGGCGCGCACACCGACCGTCGGGACGCTGCCGGCGCACGCGCGACCGCGGCGTTGCGGATCACGGCCTCAGCGGCAGGGAACGCGGTACCGCTGGAGCTGATCGCAAGCTACCTGAACCGGTACGGCCTGCGGGCCGACGCGGTGCGCATCACCAGCCGCGCCAGTGCGGGAACCACCGACACCTGGATCGGCCTAACGTACGCGGCCGCGCCGAACCTGGCTGCATTGCAGGCCCGCTCGGCGTCCATCCCGCTGCAGCGGACCGTCGACATCGCCGCTCGGCGCCTCGCCGACCATCTCCGCGAAATTGGCTGGGACACCGCGATCGTCGCCGACGACGAGATCCCGTCGCTGATCGACGCGGGTTCCCGAGAAGCATGGCGGTCGGTTGTCGACGGCACAGGAGACCACGTCGCCGCCTACCAGGTGGGGATCGACGCGGCGCTGGCCGACACGATCAGCCGAATCCAGGCTGTCAACGCCAACGAGACCTGGACGGTGTTGGAAGTCGCCGAAGCGGACGGCCAGCAGACTGTGGCTGCGGCCTGTGCGCTGCGTACCGGCTCCGCACCCGATGGTGGCGCCCCGCTGGTCGGGCTGCTGCCGCAGCAGGGCAACCACCGCAACGCGCTGCTGGGCCTGCACCCGCTGTCCGGAATCCGGTTGGACGGGCACACCAGGGTGTCTGCCGACGAGCTCGCCGCGCTGCGGTGGCCTGTCACCGGGGCAGCCGCGGCCGCGCGCTAG
- the mycP gene encoding type VII secretion-associated serine protease mycosin has product MIVAEKHSRGRSVVGGFRGAGIAVLAALLTSAPAMAITPPTVDPTVPPPSGAPGPVATMEQHGDCASSGLMPGSNLSAATAGQRMLDLPTAWQFSRGEGQMVAVIDTGVRPGPRLGAVESGGDYIGTTDGLTDCDGHGTLVAGIIAGLPASDGSDGFTGVAPAARLLSLRTASATISPRLGGDDPRATRVITDITALSRAIVHAADLGARVITISTTTCLPADRNVDQTALGAALRYAAVEKDALIVAAAGDAGQTGSVGGGGEACESNPLTDLSRPQDPRNWAGVTSLSVPSWWHPYVLSVASLSSSGRPSGFTMAGPWVGVAAPGEDIVSVSNREDGGLANALPGNQGRLVPLSGTGYAAGYVAGVAALVRSRYPDLNAMQVAHRIVSTAHNSARAPSDLVGAGTIDPVAALTWELPPAADPAASSAKKITPPPAPQPEDPAPRIVAFAGTALLAGLVVAVATGAAAAARRRKENQL; this is encoded by the coding sequence ATGATCGTTGCCGAAAAGCACAGTCGGGGCCGATCGGTGGTCGGCGGCTTCCGGGGGGCCGGGATCGCAGTACTGGCAGCATTGCTGACCAGCGCGCCGGCGATGGCGATCACCCCGCCGACGGTCGACCCGACTGTGCCACCGCCCAGCGGAGCACCCGGCCCCGTCGCGACGATGGAACAGCACGGCGACTGCGCCAGTTCGGGATTGATGCCCGGCAGCAACCTGAGCGCCGCTACGGCGGGACAGCGGATGCTCGATCTGCCCACTGCGTGGCAGTTCTCCCGCGGAGAAGGTCAGATGGTGGCCGTCATCGACACCGGTGTACGGCCGGGTCCGCGCCTTGGCGCGGTGGAGTCGGGCGGCGACTACATCGGGACTACCGACGGGCTGACCGACTGCGACGGGCACGGAACCCTGGTTGCCGGGATCATCGCGGGCCTGCCCGCGTCAGATGGGTCGGACGGCTTCACTGGTGTGGCCCCGGCGGCCCGACTGCTGTCACTGCGGACCGCCTCGGCGACGATCTCGCCGCGACTGGGCGGAGACGACCCACGGGCAACGCGGGTGATCACCGACATCACCGCACTGTCGCGGGCCATCGTGCACGCCGCCGACCTCGGTGCGCGGGTCATCACCATCTCCACCACCACTTGCCTTCCGGCCGACCGCAACGTCGATCAGACGGCGCTGGGCGCGGCCCTGCGCTACGCGGCGGTGGAAAAGGACGCGCTGATCGTGGCGGCCGCCGGCGACGCTGGCCAGACCGGATCGGTCGGCGGCGGCGGGGAAGCGTGCGAGTCCAATCCGCTCACCGACCTGAGCCGCCCGCAGGACCCGCGCAACTGGGCCGGGGTGACGTCCCTGTCGGTGCCATCGTGGTGGCACCCCTACGTGCTGTCGGTGGCCTCGCTGTCGTCGAGCGGCCGACCCTCCGGATTCACCATGGCCGGACCGTGGGTCGGCGTGGCCGCCCCCGGCGAGGACATCGTCTCGGTGAGCAATCGCGAAGACGGCGGACTGGCCAACGCGCTGCCCGGCAACCAAGGTCGGCTGGTGCCGCTCAGTGGCACCGGCTACGCCGCCGGATATGTGGCCGGCGTGGCCGCCCTGGTCCGCAGTCGTTACCCCGATCTGAACGCGATGCAGGTCGCGCACCGGATCGTCTCCACCGCCCACAACTCCGCGCGCGCACCATCCGATCTGGTGGGCGCCGGAACGATCGACCCGGTGGCCGCCCTGACCTGGGAACTGCCCCCGGCTGCGGACCCGGCTGCCTCATCCGCGAAGAAGATCACTCCACCCCCGGCGCCGCAACCCGAGGACCCGGCGCCGCGGATCGTGGCCTTCGCCGGAACCGCGCTACTGGCCGGGTTGGTCGTCGCCGTCGCCACTGGCGCCGCGGCGGCCGCTCGCCGACGAAAGGAAAACCAGCTGTGA
- the eccD gene encoding type VII secretion integral membrane protein EccD codes for MTSAVMPIVRIAVLADSRLTEIAVPAELPLREILPAVQRLVAPDAGDDAEPGTAATTRLSLAPVGGAPFSLDASLDTVGVVDGDLLALRPVPVGPAAPGIVEDIADAAVIFSASRRKPWGAKHIQRAALAAGTGLVFAATGLAAAHRALTGEPAGLFAAGAIALLTVLAALLCRTRSAEAALTLSIAALVPLAAVGTLAVPGVFSPAHVVLGAAAVSAWSLICLILPPGGRGERGIAFFTASVVVGVGVLAAAAVKTFWELPFVTLGSGLITASLLLTVAAPQVSALWARLPLPVIPAPGDPTPSALPESVLADLPRRVRVTDAHQTGFIAGSVLLAVLGSVAIAFAPEGLSGWAWYVVAGIAVASVLRARVWDSAWCKAWLLAEPHLTAIALLVGYTATGRYAAAFGAVLVLAALVAVWAVVSLSPSVASPDSYSLPVRRLVGFLASGVDATLIPVMAYLVGIFAWVLSR; via the coding sequence CTGACCAGCGCCGTCATGCCGATTGTCCGCATCGCGGTCCTGGCCGACAGTCGGCTGACCGAGATCGCCGTCCCCGCGGAGTTGCCGCTGCGCGAAATCCTGCCGGCGGTGCAACGCTTGGTGGCCCCGGACGCCGGCGATGACGCCGAACCGGGTACCGCTGCCACGACGCGGCTGAGCCTGGCGCCGGTCGGTGGTGCACCGTTCAGCCTGGACGCGAGCCTGGACACCGTCGGGGTCGTGGACGGCGACCTGCTGGCCCTGCGCCCGGTGCCGGTCGGCCCGGCCGCCCCCGGCATCGTCGAGGACATCGCCGACGCCGCCGTCATCTTCTCGGCTTCTCGGCGTAAGCCCTGGGGAGCCAAGCACATTCAACGTGCGGCATTGGCCGCCGGGACCGGGCTGGTCTTCGCCGCTACCGGGCTTGCGGCCGCGCACCGTGCGCTGACCGGCGAACCTGCCGGCCTGTTCGCGGCCGGGGCTATCGCCCTGCTCACGGTGCTCGCTGCGCTGCTGTGCCGGACGCGCTCGGCCGAAGCCGCACTGACCCTGTCGATTGCGGCGCTGGTACCGCTCGCCGCGGTGGGCACGCTGGCGGTGCCCGGGGTGTTCAGTCCGGCGCACGTGGTGCTGGGTGCGGCCGCGGTCAGCGCGTGGTCGCTGATCTGTCTGATCTTGCCGCCGGGCGGTCGTGGCGAGCGCGGGATCGCGTTCTTCACCGCCTCGGTGGTCGTGGGTGTCGGGGTGTTGGCGGCGGCTGCCGTCAAGACCTTCTGGGAGCTGCCGTTCGTCACGCTGGGCTCCGGCCTGATCACCGCGTCTCTGCTGCTGACCGTTGCCGCGCCGCAGGTTTCGGCGTTGTGGGCTCGGCTGCCGTTGCCGGTGATCCCGGCGCCGGGCGACCCGACGCCGTCGGCGCTGCCGGAGAGCGTGCTTGCCGACCTGCCTCGCCGGGTCCGCGTCACTGACGCCCACCAGACCGGCTTCATCGCCGGCTCGGTACTACTCGCTGTGCTCGGTTCGGTTGCTATCGCCTTTGCGCCCGAGGGGCTTTCGGGTTGGGCGTGGTATGTGGTCGCGGGCATCGCGGTGGCTTCGGTACTGCGGGCCCGGGTGTGGGATTCGGCGTGGTGCAAGGCCTGGCTGCTGGCCGAGCCGCACCTGACGGCGATTGCCCTGCTGGTCGGTTACACGGCCACCGGCCGATACGCCGCCGCCTTCGGCGCGGTGCTGGTGCTGGCGGCCTTGGTGGCGGTGTGGGCAGTGGTCTCCTTGAGCCCGTCCGTGGCGTCACCGGACAGCTATTCGCTGCCGGTGCGCCGCCTGGTGGGCTTCCTGGCTTCCGGTGTCGACGCCACGCTGATCCCGGTCATGGCCTACCTGGTCGGTATTTTCGCCTGGGTTCTGTCTCGATGA
- a CDS encoding ESX secretion-associated protein EspG, translating into MNRGADPNAAELTVEQAWYIAETVGAGSFPWVLAITMPYVDAGERGAFMARQRDELTRMGVVSPEGTVNPAVAEWIRVVCFPDRWLDLRYVGSAAGGTPEMLRGIVARRDQNTGKPGRTVVALRNAQLVTFTVMDIDDPRLLVPVLGAGLRQRPPARFDEFTLPARVGARADERLRAGAPLAEVLDYLGIPVSARPIVESVFTGPRHYVEVVAGCARDGRHTTTEVGMSLVDADAGRILVTPSQAFDGEWVSTFRPGTDFATAVAIEQLTATLPEGTWFPGQRLSRDFTTQLS; encoded by the coding sequence TTGAACAGGGGTGCTGACCCCAACGCTGCCGAACTAACCGTCGAGCAGGCCTGGTACATCGCGGAAACCGTTGGTGCCGGGTCTTTTCCGTGGGTTTTGGCGATCACCATGCCCTACGTGGACGCCGGGGAGCGGGGCGCGTTCATGGCGCGCCAGCGCGACGAGCTCACCCGGATGGGAGTTGTCTCGCCGGAGGGCACGGTCAATCCGGCCGTGGCCGAATGGATCCGGGTGGTGTGTTTCCCGGACCGGTGGCTGGACCTGCGCTACGTAGGTTCGGCTGCCGGCGGGACCCCCGAGATGTTGCGTGGCATCGTTGCGCGCCGCGACCAGAACACCGGTAAACCCGGACGGACGGTGGTGGCACTGCGCAATGCGCAACTGGTCACGTTCACCGTGATGGACATCGACGACCCGCGCCTGCTGGTCCCGGTGCTTGGAGCGGGCCTGCGGCAGCGCCCACCGGCCCGGTTCGACGAGTTCACCTTGCCGGCCCGGGTCGGTGCGCGCGCTGACGAGCGACTGCGCGCCGGTGCCCCGCTCGCCGAAGTGCTTGACTACCTCGGTATTCCGGTCTCAGCGCGGCCGATCGTGGAGTCGGTGTTCACCGGACCGCGTCACTACGTCGAGGTCGTCGCGGGATGCGCGCGAGACGGTCGGCATACCACCACCGAAGTCGGGATGAGCTTGGTCGACGCCGATGCGGGCCGCATCCTGGTCACCCCGTCGCAGGCCTTCGACGGCGAGTGGGTATCGACCTTCCGGCCTGGAACCGACTTTGCGACTGCCGTCGCGATAGAACAATTGACCGCCACCCTGCCCGAGGGCACCTGGTTCCCCGGTCAGCGCCTGTCCAGAGATTTCACCACCCAGCTGTCCTAG
- a CDS encoding WXG100 family type VII secretion target — protein MSQIMYNYPAMLAHAAEMNGYAGTLQAVGADIASEQAALSAAWQGDTGMTYQAWQAQWNQAMEELVLAYRAMASTHETNTLMMNARDTAEAAKWG, from the coding sequence ATGTCGCAGATTATGTACAACTACCCGGCGATGTTGGCCCATGCGGCTGAGATGAATGGGTATGCGGGCACGTTGCAGGCTGTGGGTGCTGATATTGCCAGTGAGCAGGCGGCGTTGTCGGCGGCGTGGCAGGGCGATACGGGTATGACGTATCAGGCGTGGCAGGCGCAGTGGAATCAGGCGATGGAGGAGTTGGTGCTTGCCTATCGTGCGATGGCCTCCACGCATGAGACCAACACCTTGATGATGAATGCGCGCGACACCGCCGAAGCCGCCAAGTGGGGCTGA
- a CDS encoding type VII secretion protein EsxS yields the protein MSMLDAHIPQLVASESAFGAKAALMRSTMAQAEQAAMSAQAFHVGEAAAAFQGSHARFVAMAARVNALLDMAQVNLADAGSTYVAADAAAASGYTGV from the coding sequence ATGAGTATGTTGGATGCGCATATTCCGCAGTTGGTGGCGTCGGAGTCGGCGTTTGGTGCCAAGGCGGCGTTGATGCGGTCGACGATGGCGCAGGCGGAGCAGGCGGCGATGTCGGCGCAGGCGTTTCATGTGGGTGAGGCGGCTGCGGCGTTTCAGGGGTCGCATGCGCGGTTTGTGGCGATGGCGGCGCGGGTGAATGCGTTGCTGGATATGGCGCAGGTGAATCTGGCGGATGCCGGTTCGACGTATGTGGCGGCTGATGCGGCTGCGGCTTCTGGTTACACCGGGGTTTAG
- a CDS encoding PPE family protein — MISAPVWIASPPEVHSALLSSGPGAGPLLSAAGAWNSLSVEYASVADELTAVLGAVQTSSWQGPSAEQYVAAHAPYLAWLGQASADSAGVAAQHEVAATAYTSALASMPTLAELATNHMTHGVLVSTNFFGINTIPIALNEADYVRMWIQAATTMSTYHAVSGAALASAPRSVEAPPVVKSDSALPADDTSSGTGDFWTDLWNQLVRLFEDPIGTIKAMLANPSAWFPLLFFIAYEAFFIPFGYTFWSVLLSSPFLLMGIAIGVVNALLADDMGEPVPAAVKPPPVMVRGEQALPLPAAVGVGSGTVPAAGGPAVSGAPAAGAAPGAVPGTPLLAYLVAGAHPGNSFGPTLTDRERGKAPAEGIPAAAAGVRSATRESARARRRKRAVMRDHADEFMDLDSGPISGPADAAAVGSDRGAGGLGFTGTVGKRGTATASGLATMAGDGFGRGPSMPMLPDTWGNNEGVDPEREPESTE; from the coding sequence ATGATTTCCGCCCCGGTCTGGATCGCCTCCCCGCCGGAGGTGCATTCAGCATTGCTGAGCAGCGGCCCCGGAGCGGGTCCGTTGTTGTCGGCTGCCGGGGCGTGGAATTCACTGAGCGTCGAGTACGCCTCAGTGGCAGACGAACTCACCGCAGTGCTCGGTGCAGTGCAGACCAGCTCATGGCAGGGACCCAGCGCCGAGCAGTACGTGGCCGCGCACGCGCCCTACCTGGCGTGGCTGGGCCAGGCCAGCGCGGACAGCGCCGGGGTAGCGGCGCAGCATGAGGTGGCCGCCACGGCGTACACCAGCGCACTGGCGTCGATGCCGACACTGGCCGAATTGGCCACCAATCACATGACGCACGGGGTGCTGGTCTCCACCAACTTCTTCGGGATCAACACGATCCCGATCGCGCTCAACGAAGCAGACTATGTCCGGATGTGGATCCAGGCGGCCACCACCATGAGCACCTATCACGCAGTGTCCGGTGCGGCCCTGGCGTCGGCGCCACGCTCGGTGGAAGCACCGCCGGTGGTCAAGTCTGATTCGGCGCTGCCCGCCGACGACACCTCCTCAGGCACCGGGGATTTCTGGACGGACTTGTGGAACCAGCTGGTCCGGCTCTTCGAAGATCCGATCGGAACCATCAAGGCCATGCTCGCCAACCCGTCGGCCTGGTTCCCGCTGTTGTTCTTCATCGCCTACGAGGCGTTCTTCATCCCCTTCGGCTATACGTTCTGGTCGGTATTGCTCAGCTCGCCGTTTCTCTTGATGGGGATCGCAATCGGCGTGGTGAACGCGCTGTTGGCGGACGACATGGGGGAGCCGGTACCTGCCGCCGTAAAGCCGCCACCAGTCATGGTGCGCGGCGAACAGGCCCTCCCGCTGCCCGCGGCGGTGGGCGTCGGATCGGGCACGGTTCCGGCTGCGGGCGGCCCGGCAGTCAGTGGTGCACCGGCAGCGGGCGCGGCCCCAGGCGCGGTCCCCGGAACCCCGCTGCTCGCCTATTTGGTTGCGGGAGCACACCCCGGGAACAGCTTCGGTCCGACCCTGACCGATCGGGAACGCGGAAAGGCTCCCGCGGAAGGTATCCCCGCGGCCGCGGCGGGAGTGCGGTCGGCGACCCGCGAGAGTGCCCGGGCGCGACGCCGCAAGCGTGCGGTCATGCGCGACCATGCCGACGAATTCATGGATCTGGATTCGGGCCCCATCAGCGGCCCGGCCGACGCTGCTGCGGTGGGTTCGGATCGGGGAGCCGGCGGCCTGGGCTTCACCGGGACGGTAGGTAAGCGCGGTACCGCAACGGCGTCGGGCCTCGCCACGATGGCCGGCGACGGGTTCGGTCGCGGGCCAAGTATGCCGATGTTGCCCGATACCTGGGGTAACAACGAGGGCGTTGACCCGGAACGGGAACCGGAGTCGACGGAATGA
- a CDS encoding PE family protein, producing the protein MTLNVVPEGLAAASAAVEALTARLAAAQASAAPLITAVVPPAADPVSLQTAAGFSAQGSEHAAVAAQGATELGRAGVGVGESGINYAAGDAAGATTYFGGLRGGAG; encoded by the coding sequence ATGACGCTCAATGTGGTTCCGGAAGGTCTCGCCGCCGCCAGTGCAGCGGTCGAGGCATTGACCGCCCGTCTGGCGGCGGCGCAGGCCAGCGCCGCGCCGTTGATCACCGCGGTGGTTCCGCCGGCGGCGGATCCGGTGTCGCTGCAGACCGCTGCCGGTTTCAGCGCGCAGGGCAGTGAGCATGCCGCGGTGGCCGCTCAGGGCGCCACCGAGTTGGGCCGCGCCGGTGTCGGTGTCGGTGAGTCTGGTATCAACTACGCCGCCGGTGACGCAGCCGGTGCGACCACCTATTTCGGCGGCCTTCGGGGCGGCGCCGGCTGA